A genomic segment from Nicotiana tabacum cultivar K326 chromosome 9, ASM71507v2, whole genome shotgun sequence encodes:
- the LOC142163929 gene encoding uncharacterized protein LOC142163929: MDSGMPTRIERPKKVPIHPPVTVKIRGRRVFVNISGGLGSSSKCCFVLREIRELSIIHIPREENVQADALANLGSSTEIKGPDSGTVVQLLHSALDVDGYFEVNSTNLVWDWRNKFIEYLRYGKLPEDPKASWAQWTKAARYCLVAGQLYRRSFQGPLARYLGASEADYMMRKAHEGVCWNHSSADSLVLKLIMAGYYWPQMEQDAKAFVRKCDKGQRHALLVYQPAELLHSVAIHEIGDGHS, encoded by the exons ATGGACTCTGGAATGCCAACAAGAATTGAAAGACCTAAAAAGGTACCTATACATCCCCCTGTTACTGTTAAAATCAGGGGAAGGCGAGTATTTGTTAATATATCTGGCGGTCTCGGAAGTAGTAGTAAGTGTTGTTTTGTTCTGAGAGAAATAAG GGAATTGTCAATCATCCACATTCCAAGGGAGGAGAATGTGCAAGCAGATGCACTAGCTAATTTGGGTTCATCCACAGAAATAAAAGGACCTGATTCCGGTACGGTAGTCCAACTTTTACATTCGGCGTTGGATGTGGATGGCTACTTCGAGGTTAATTCAACCAacttggtctgggactggaggaataaaTTCATCGAGTATCTTCGGTATGGTAAATTACCTGAGGACCCAAAGGCGTCCTGGGCACAATGGACAAAAGCAGCACGCTACTGCCTCGTAGCTGGGCAGTTATATAGGAGGTCATTCCAAGGACCACTGGCCCGGTATCTAGGAGCCTCAGAAGCGGACTATATGATGAGGAAGGCCCATGAAGGAGTTTGCTGGAATCATTCTAGTGCAGACTCGTTAGTTCTGAAGTTGATCATGGCAGGTTACTACTGGCCCCAGATGGAACAGGACGCAAAGgcatttgttcgaaaatgtgacaaaggTCAGCGTCATGCGCTGTTGGTGTATCAACCGGCAGAACTTTTGCATTcggtggccattcatgaaataggggatggacataGTTGA